Within the Carassius auratus strain Wakin unplaced genomic scaffold, ASM336829v1 scaf_tig00028633, whole genome shotgun sequence genome, the region GGAAACTTTGATTTGGTGTCGAATGAGAAACCCAACGTTGGTTTCAGTTTCTTTTTAGTCTAAATTAATCAGTTTTGGTTTGTCtttaatattgctatagcttcttatatttgtaattcttgttcttttctaaaataactaaaattagcCTAGCGAAGCTTCACAAATTTcccagaagctgaacagttttcatttgctattaacctcaaaataattattgaatgaaatttggagtccAACTGTCGGACGCatatacagcgttacttattatttactattattctatattctttatattaaataacattttagcatccagatacatcgggaacatggaaacatttgatgCTGAATGTCTTAAAATACTTGATAGaaagtgttgatagattttttttttttttttttttaagtagctagGCCTAGCTTACATTTGGACAAAAATCTGATGCAAGCTGTAAACTGTAAGCGTAagatctctattttttcctttttttgaatAAGGAAAActctatactttattattattattaaattattattaggcaaagtataggcaaataatattgttttttaaaaataaggtTATTAGCCGGTATTTCTTCCTCCCGAACCGgtttcggaacggtaataatatcagaggaacgcagaacagaaacgttaaaatatcgattctgctcggagtgaaccaatttaattttttttcgttttcaagccctgattataatcacattgcacttgaatcaagttaaaggtgtaatctgcagATTGTTGGGTTCTGATCATCAACTGTTCTTAATGGACATCAATAAGCTGGATTTAACTGGTTTGTCTTCATTCTACAAGTCAATGTTGAGAGGGTCAATGTCTctaatttttacaatatttgcaGACCATAAAGCATTCCTTACAGACGTTGATTTTAGAACATCCACATTGATTTTTGGGTTCAAGATCAAGGGTTCTTCCAATAACCACTGACTCTGTTCACCGTTTAGATCTCTGCAAACGTTTAAAAGAGTCCACCCTCTCAACATTGACTTGTAGAATGAAGACAAACCAGTTAAATCCAGCTTATTGATGTCCATTAAGAACAGTTGATGATCAGAACCCATTTTACCTGCTCTTCTCAGGAGGCCATGGGCTACCACACGCCAGCTCACTTCTTCACCATACAAGAGTCTTTGTGCTGTCTGAAGTCTGAAAGCTTCGATTCTAGATCTGATGTCAATGAGTCCTTGACCTCCCTCCGTCCTGGGGAGATAAAGTACTGGTGCTTTTAGCCAGTGATACCCAGACCAAAAAAAATCAACTTGTTTTTTCTGAATGTCCATTATCAGTTCTTCTTCTGGAGGTTCTAAAATCATCATTTTATGCCATAAAGTAGCAGCAATGAGATTATTACAGACCAAAACTCTACCCCTATAGGATAACTGAAGGAGCAACCATTTCCATCGAGACAACCGAGCACATGTTTTCTCCACTAGTCCCTCCCAATTCTGTTTTCTATAATCTTCAGATCCTAAAAACACCCCTAAATATTTAAAACCTTCTCTTCCCCATTTCAGATCTCCAGGAAGGATGGGACCATTATTGTCCACACCATACTGCCACACTTTTGCCCCAATTGACTTTTGCAGAGGACgctttttcatatgtttttaaacGATTTTGACAACATCAACATCTTGATTGCCTCTTATTAAGACTGTAAGATCATCCGCATATGCAGACATTTTAATACACTGTGAAAAATCTATTTCTCTGATTTACAGTCCCATTAATTCTCTTCTTAATTTACAGAGTAACGGTTCAAAAGCAATGCTATAAAGCTGCCCTGAGATAGGGCAACCTTGTCTAATACCCCTCTGAACCTTTATGGGGACACTGAGACCGCCACCGATTTTTATCAAGCAAGTTGCCTCATTATAAAGCAATTTTATacatgaaataattttttctcCAAATCCAAAAGCCTTCAGAgtctcaaaaagaaaaatatgatcaACTCTGTCAAAGGCTTTTTCTTGGTCCATTGACAAAAACCCAACATCAACATTGTTGTAAAAAGCATAGTCATACAGATCCCGCATCAAATGTAAATGATCTGCAATAGATCTGCCCCTTACACAATATGACTGATCCTTGTGAATCATTTCATGCAGTACATCATTTAACCTTTTAGCAACACACTTAGAGAGAATTTTATATTCTGAACATAGGATAGCTACAGGTCTCCAATTTTTTAGTAGCGTCAAATCTCCCTTCTTTGGAAGCAATGTTAAAATAGCACGCTGACAACTTCTTGTTAAACATCCTTCACTTATACATTTCtgagcaacttaaaaaaaatcaggACCAATAATAgtccaaaaacatttataaaattcgGCAGGAAGTCCATCAATCCCTGGTGCCCGTCCTGATGAGAGATCCATTACTGCTGAGGTCAGTTCATTAAAAGTAAGTTGTGCTtccaaaagttgttttttttctatggataGCTCAGGAAGATCTTGTAAAAGTTGATGTCTACATTGTTCATTTAAGGACTCAGCAGAATATAATTCAGTATAAAAATCCACTGCATGCCTAGTGCCTACGCATCCTTTCCGTGTCTGAAACAAGGTGTCCATCCTTATCTTTTAAAAACAACTTCTTTTTTCCATGTTAGTCTTCCGTTCTAAATCAAAAAAGAAGGATGTAGGAGCATCTATGTCTCTTTttgttaaaaaactattttttataagtTCTCCTTTGACTTTTTCATCAAGGATTGAATtcaaacagtttttcttttcagtccACATATCCTTCAATTTAGGAGAAGCGTTTACAATCATATTCCCTTCAATAATCTTAAGTTCTTTCTCCAAACTCTCTAAGGTTTTCTTCAAAAACAGGGTAGAGTGAGAAGAATATTGTTGGCAATACTCCTTAATAAACACTTTCCCAATCTCCCACCACTGAATAATATTATCATATCTTCCTTTCTCAGTCTTCCAAACTTCCCAAAAATTCTTACAATTTTCACAAAAGAATGTGTCTTCtaacaatttaacattaaaatgccaataagaACTCTTATAGGTTTTTGTTATGAGACTACATTCACCTGTGATtagtttgtgttctgaagaagagACAGGAGTAATCGTTGAATTCAGGCTCCTGTTCCTCATATTATGAGATAGATAAAACCTGTCTAAACGAGCAGAAAGTGTGTCATTACTAAAACTCACCCAAGAGTACTGTTTAACTAAAGGATTGTTTTCTCTCCATACATCTGATAAGTGAAAATTATTTACCAATCTAGCAAGACAAGTGTCTGACACTTGATGTGGTTCTTCCCCATTCCTATCGAAAACGAAATCTAAAGTGCAGTTCCAGTCTCCACCGAAAACAACAAAATCTCCATCATGTTGTCGTCTTAAAAACTGTTCTAACTTAGAAAAGAGCCTTATTCTCTCAATGACTAAATTTGGAGCATAAATGTTCACAAAAGTAAAATTCATATTATGTATTTCAGCTCTAACAATCAAGAGTCTTCCAGGTCCCAATTcatttttccacaaaatattgaAATTGAGAGAAGGAGCAAATAAAATTCCCAGCCCTGCACTTAGATTATTCCCATGACTAAGAAAGTGTCTCCCTTCAACTTCATTGTCTAAGTTACTGGGAGTTTCTTGCAAGAAGATAACATTTAACTCGTTCAAATTAATAATCTCAGAAAGAAATACACGTTTTTTCATATCCCACATTTAGTGATCCTACTCGTAAGATCTCCatcagaaagagagaggaaagaaagcaataaagaaaaattaaaaccCATCATGAGTCTTTAACTTTCCCCTTCGTTAATTGCTCCTTTccaaacgttttatttttttgtctagcAGATGTGATGTGATTCTTAAGCCGAAACCTTTTCTGTTGAGAGAGCTCAGTACAATTactcattttaaaaactataaatttGTTCAACAGTGTACAAATCACTTTCTCTTTCCATCTCAGACCACTGTTCCTCTCTCTCACTATCTTCAGTGCTCTGAGATAAATCATCCATTTCATCTCCTACATCCTCCTCTGAACATTTTGAGTCACTAGAGAGTGTTGTATCACATCCTctacactgcattcattcaccaTCTTATCCGTAGCACCACGAGCACTAGCAGGCTTTCCAACAGTATAACTGCATCCAGGCTGGTCATCACTCACAGTTTTAGAAACAAATCCACTCACCTCATCTTGTTCCTTCACCTCCTCCGTCACTCTATCAATCTGCGCAGTGTCTTTATTCCTTTCAGTCGCTTGAAGTTCTCCATTTGATTCTTCAGCTCTAGATGCAATAGTTAAAGGCAGATGTTCATCGCGCACTTTATGCGGACACGAGTCGCGTTTATGTCCGACAACTCCACAATCGTAACATTTCAAGCTCTCTGTGCTCGCGTACACCATGTACGAATTATCTTCGTGTTTGACTCGAAAAGAAACTTCTAAGGATCGATCTTGGGCACTTAAGAACATAAAAATTTACGTCGAAAAGACAATACATGCTTTAGCGCCGAATTTTTGCACCCCAATGGAATCGATCTCATGGGGCTTGCAATTTTCCCATATCGCATAACTTCTTTTATTATTACATCGTTTGAAACAAACGGCGGGACATttgaaattgtgatttattttagtaGCTGGGCCAGACAGCGGTGAAACCGGAACAAAAGCTTCCTTCACCCACAACCCATCCACAGTCAAAATATTGACTAACGCTTCAGCTTTCAAAAATACTACGACCGCTTTGTTCATTCGCGAGCCAGAGATGATGTTATCAAACCCAATCTTATGTCCTACCGCCACCAACAAACCTTCAACCGTTACACCTGCTTCCGGCACACACCTGCAGCCATTACGAAGAAGGCCGTTCCTTGCACCGGAACAGACACCATACCGACACTCGGTTTTTAACAATTAACGTAGggggaaagaaacaaaaaagagaaactaaatcaaagaagaaaggaaaggaaagaacgCTCTCCAACGCCACCACACACGATGGACCTCACCCTCAccggaagagaaagagagaaagagagagagagagagagagagagagagagagagagagaatcattaAAAGCATCATATATTTTCAGCCTTAAGCATACATGACTCTCTGGCGAAAGTGAATCTAGCAGTACATTACTACTGTTCCTCTCATTCTGCAACAGTACAAACACACGCACTCTTTGCACATGTTTTCTTGCTTGAGTGTTTCTGCATTATTTGAGTGGCATTGCATTATTACAGCAAAGTGCATCATTACAGTTTAAGTCGCTGCAGTGGAGCAGCTCCATTTGTGAATAATGGCTCTCACTGTGGTTCGCTGGAGTCCCAAAtctttagaaatggctttataacctTTTACAGACTGATAGATCTCAATtactttctttctcatttgtttctGAATTCATTTGAATTTAGGCATGATTTCTAGCTTTTGAGCATCTTTTGGTCTACTTCACTTTGTCAGGCAGGTCCTATTTCAGAGATTTGTTGATTGTGAACAGGTGTGACAGTAATCAGGTCTGAGTGTGGCCAGAGAAACTGAACTCAGGTGTGATAAACCACAGTTTTAAACAGAGGAGCaaacacttcttcacacaggaccatgtagttttggatttttttccgcttaataataaaaaccttcaatTAAAAGCTTCATGGTGTTTTTACTCGTGTTGTCTTTGacttatatttaaatttgtttgatgatctgaaacattaaagtgtggcaaacatgcaaaaaattaaGAAATCAGGAACACTTCTTCACACCACTCTACTTTTTAATCTTCATTCTTGTTAGTCAGTGCTAGGAACATGTCAGTGTGGCTTGTTCTGATGCATTCGAAGGTTATAGAAAGGAAGATATGACCAAACCTGCAAAGGAAGATGATTGGTTAAGAGTCAGATACACACTGTGCAAACAAGTAGCCTACTATTTCTGCAATGTTTAGTTAAAATAACTTTGATTGCCTTTATTATGAACAGTGAAGTGAAATATGATTCTGTACTTTAATTCCATCAGTCAGTTCACTGTTGGACTATTtttcagactgaaaaaaaaagtgaccctggagcacaaaaccagtccaaATTGAGATCTTTACATCAtctcaaagctgaataaatcatctttccattgatgtatggttttttaTGATATGACAATATTAGGTTGAGATACAactctttgaaaatctggaatccaagggagcaaaaaatctaaatattgagaaaatcatctctaaagttgtccaaatgaattcttagcgatgcatattactaatcaaaaaataagttttgttatatttacagtagaaaatttactaaatatcttcatggaaaatgatctttacttaataatcTAATGATTTTTTATTACGTAAAAATGATCATTAACTTGGAAATGACCATAGTTCGCTGAAAAGATGAAAAGAACAATACTCTAAAAACTGAAGGTGCCTCAGAAATCCTTTTGAGTGCTGGAGGAacttcatcatttattttaagtgccTCGAAGCTCTTTTTCTCATCATATTGTTCCTGGAGGAACCATTCTAGTCTTTGCAGTTCATGTAAGAACTCTTTGGATGTTTGAAGCACTTTGTTTCCAGTTCTGAGCTTCTGGAGTCACTCCTTCATTACACGAGAACTCAAAGAGCTCCAGAGGTTCCTGGAggaactgaaattataaaaaagggTTATTGTAAAAGTTATTCTTTTTTCTCCAGATTGTGCTTTTATCTGCCTTTGTtggatattacatatattttgttgtataacTTAAATACCGCAAtaactaaaaatagttttattgaaatgttaaatcatttgaagGTGAATAGTTTACCCTGAAACTTTAAAGcagacattaaaatataaatattattgaactaaataaaatatgcatgactgttttttcttttctgaactaTTTGTtgttgtctatttatttttttaatagttacacATCCATGTTACATGTAACTGAGGTTATCTAGTAAGATATTAGCATAGTTTTCGagtaattacatttgttttttttttgatcattttcTCTCCTCAGAGCATCCAGTATAACTTACACGAGTTCTCTTAAAATCTCGAAGGGTTCACAGAGCAGCACgatgtaagtatttatttatttgacattgaaataactgaaatgtttttctgttctttttttcttttattatcttCTGAGAAATCCTAGCCTTGCCGAACCTGTTACATGTTTGATCCTGCTGTGCTGGACTTTATATGATAAATGAGGTAAGTCTGAGTTTGTGcacgtgtgtatacatatatatagtgtacacacacacattacatacactgtgtgtgttattgtaataGACATTGTGCATTTAATTACTCCACAACCATTAATCAATTCACTTGAGCTTTGCTGACATCTAATGGACAAAGTTAGGAACTGCACCTAAACAAATCCTGAAAGCTTTTGAAGATATCAGTTTAAGATAagtttaacatgttttataaaatattttctagtaTAAACATGTTGTCATGAACTAAAAACTCTATaacatttctgtttcactttaactttttttttttcagctcaacaATGAACTGCCAAAGTTTGTCCTTTAAATGAGGCCGGACTTATTTCTGTGCTTCAAAACTTccaatttttaatgaaagttttttttgacaCTGACATTTGTGTCCTCTAAATACCTCCAAAAACAGTGaccagaaatgtaaataaaaacgaaGTTGATTCTCAGGTTTTCCTAACAAGCaaccatgtttttttaaataatcccaAAACCATAACCAATGATTTTTTTAACACGACTTAACAAAAAAAGAAGCCCAAATTCGTGTAAAACACGTGGTAAACATTGACAATGGATTTGTCCTaattattttcagatttacaTGTGGTAAACAAAAGCTAtagaataatatgaaaatattgtgtataatattatgaaataaatgttttatgaccTTCGTTTGTGAtgttatgtgatatttattgtgtattgtgttCTGCTGTCTCACTCCTTATAACAGAAAGATCACAGCCATCTCAGTTCTACAGACATTATCAGAGTTTTGTTGTTTTGGCAATTTCACTTTGTCAGGGAGAAAAATTTCAGGAATATTTATGAAAAGttgaacaaataataattaactgaACAAggattatatatttacattaaaatatgtgaTACAAtcttttggatttaaaaaaactaaagcaaatgataaaaaaaatagcagcacataatgtttccagatttttaattataaatgcattattttaatctttcatttGATAACGGagtaaattcatttattataactgacaggtgtgatgatcagtgggCTTGAGTTTTTACCTCCATAGTTTAAGGATGGTCCAAAAAATGGATAGAGTTTTTTCAGTGAAAGACTGAGCAGTGAAAGAGTAGATATGAGAGCTGGACTCCACATCATAAAAGGAGACCAGACCctcctcataatccacaaacacaccgatccgctgcggcttcactctcagagacagagagatgagagGATCCTCACAGGCTTCATATTCATCTCCATTCCCCAGCCGCACACTCCAGTATCCATCTCTGGGACTCAGTGTGATCTCTCCCTTCCTGTTAATGGATTCTCTGGCCACTCCTAAATCCGAATTAGTCTTTCccttcacctgcacctcaaaataaaatctccctgAGGAGAATCCCTCCTTTCCCAAGACACCTGGACATGTATCAAATCTCTCTGGTTTGTCTGGGAGTTTCTGCTCAATGTCTCCACATCtcacttgttttccatcatcagACAGAGTGAGATTAGGATGAGCTGTAtcaggatccagagtcacatccactgagaaaacagagaatacagatattctgtgatgctGATGATTTTAGTTAACCCAGTGTTGAATCAGATTGTAGTGCAGTAATGAAGCAGTGAGTGTATGAATGTAAACTAGTGTAGTGCAGACAGCACACTGTACCTGCATACTGCTGCATCCACTTCAGCTCTGTAGAGACTAATGACAAGAAAACAATCAGATCTGAAGCTTATATTTAAAGAACGGAGTACACTATCATGTTTCTATCTGATCAGTGTGTATTGATGTACCAGTTAGTGTGAGTTTCTCATCTATAGTGTCCTTCAGTTGAGTCAGAGCTCTCCTCAGAGTCTCCAGACTCTCATGAGTCTTCATACTGATCTCAGGCCAGTTCCTGGTGTTTCTAGAGCTGCACAGGGATGAGTGAAtctacagcaggagagaggagaaatccttcagcatgtcatatcctgcattatgattgatcagagagatcatgttgactgacctgtaggaggtggaggtgatcttcagtgtgtgagagctgctccagctcagtgtttctcatctttagctcagtgatctcctgctccagctcttcaatcagctcttgctcctgtttctctgctgctttctgctgctcctccatcatctccagcagttcagtctgatgtctctcaatggagcggatgagatcAGTGAAGAGCTCCACACGGACTGCTTTCTCcttctgtgtgtttctctgctcaACCAGGACAGACAACACattattagcagtgtttgctaaCAGAAGAATCTGTGTAACTATTGCTCACACATTTTTGTTCACATACATAGGCT harbors:
- the LOC113079597 gene encoding E3 ubiquitin-protein ligase TRIM39-like isoform X1, with amino-acid sequence MAESSLTARKTRRKSIEHDPPSMSSSMSSLSEEIQCSLCLDVFTDPVSTPCGHNFCKICLNKCWDNSQTCSCPYCKETFKQRPDLKINTTLRELVDHCKKKSPEKTTEVLCDFCEERKLKALKSCLVCQSSYCETHLEPHLRVTRLKKHKLMNPVSNLEDYICQKHERPLDLFCRDDQTCVCSICSVKDHKNHNTVPIEEESQEKKTELMKTQKDVQLMIQNRIKKIQDIKHSAEVRKRNTQKEKAVRVELFTDLIRSIERHQTELLEMMEEQQKAAEKQEQELIEELEQEITELKMRNTELEQLSHTEDHLHLLQIHSSLCSSRNTRNWPEISMKTHESLETLRRALTQLKDTIDEKLTLTVSTELKWMQQYAVDVTLDPDTAHPNLTLSDDGKQVRCGDIEQKLPDKPERFDTCPGVLGKEGFSSGRFYFEVQVKGKTNSDLGVARESINRKGEITLSPRDGYWSVRLGNGDEYEACEDPLISLSLRVKPQRIGVFVDYEEGLVSFYDVESSSHIYSFTAQSFTEKTLSIFWTILKLWR
- the LOC113079597 gene encoding E3 ubiquitin-protein ligase TRIM39-like isoform X2, producing the protein MAESSLTARKTRRKSIEHDPPSMSSSMSSLSEEIQCSLCLDVFTDPVSTPCGHNFCKICLNKCWDNSQTCSCPYCKETFKQRPDLKINTTLRELVDHCKKKSPEKTTEVLCDFCEERKLKALKSCLVCQSSYCETHLEPHLRVTRLKKHKLMNPVSNLEDYICQKHERPLDLFCRDDQTCVCSICSVKDHKNHNTVPIEEESQEKKTELMKTQKDVQLMIQNRIKKIQDIKHSAEVRKRNTQKEKAVRVELFTDLIRSIERHQTELLEMMEEQQKAAEKQEQELIEELEQEITELKMRNTELEQLSHTEDHLHLLQIHSSLCSSRNTRNWPEISMKTHESLETLRRALTQLKDTIDEKLTLTELKWMQQYAVDVTLDPDTAHPNLTLSDDGKQVRCGDIEQKLPDKPERFDTCPGVLGKEGFSSGRFYFEVQVKGKTNSDLGVARESINRKGEITLSPRDGYWSVRLGNGDEYEACEDPLISLSLRVKPQRIGVFVDYEEGLVSFYDVESSSHIYSFTAQSFTEKTLSIFWTILKLWR